In Electrophorus electricus isolate fEleEle1 chromosome 1, fEleEle1.pri, whole genome shotgun sequence, a single window of DNA contains:
- the si:ch211-120g10.1 gene encoding E3 ubiquitin-protein ligase TRIM21 isoform X1: MSFKGTGSSIYMLAPELWRSVIFHFYCSIACPDGLNWVTSECRAAKMMQCLQFLVEPAKNITVKFKESRQKAKNEKRELLDDNQQFIVCLAKDLSRVCQRSEVLEHIASSEDIWPSVTCRAVILEWASMLESKERPVQTDGWPEKGDWKELALSSEQNVESAKTLIFNWTKDLRAQPEQSVWPGEQVVAALEDLEKQWRRGHLATLQSAMELVFWALLLKELNKEYIPQQWLIWKQKSQKIGAIPYIPQSVWDWISKAAVEVTLDLDTANPDLLISDDEKRMRCGTDRQDVPNYHQRFDGWWCAVAADGFSSGRRYWEADVGEMDWRLGVAKESALRKGFKSLNTHTGYLTLRLERGSELKALTVPFTALPASLIPRRVAIHLDYDKGQLSFYNAESHAHIYTYNESFDEKLFPLFGTVEMAKDLIIRSPGDRSQCLCPGMCLWG; this comes from the exons ATGTCGTTCAAGGGCACTGGCTCATCCATATACATGTTGGCTCCTGAGCTGTGGCGCAGTGTCATATTCCATTTTTATTGTTCGATTGCCTGTCCGGACGGATTGAACTGGGTCACCTCAGAG TGCAGAGCTGCCAAGATGATGCAGTGTCTTCAGTTCCTTGTTGAGCCTGCTAAGAACATCACAGTCAAGTTTAAG GAATCTCGccagaaagcaaaaaatgagAAGCGAGAGCTCCTGGACGACAACCAGCAGTTCATTGTATGCCTGGCCAAAGACCTGAGCAGAGTGTGCCAG AGGTCGGAAGTGCTGGAGCACATTGCCAGCTCTGAAGATATCTGGCCCTCAGTCACCTGCAGGGCTGTCATACTGGAGTGGGCCTCCATGCTGGAGAGCAAG GAAAGGCCAGTGCAGACTGATGGCTGGCCAGAGAAGGGTGACTGGAAGGAGCTGGCTCTGAGCAGCGAGCAAAATGTTGAGAGCGCAAAGACGCTCATCTTTAACTGGACCAAGGACCTGAGGGCACAGCCAGAG CAGAGTGTGTGGCCAGGGGAGCAGGTGGTGGCAGCACTGGAGGATCTGGAGAAGCAGTGGAGACGAGGTCACTTGGCCACTCTGCAGTCTGCCATGGAGCTGGTCTTCTGGGCCCTACTTTTGAAAGAGCTGAACAAG GAGTACATTCCCCAGCAGTGGCTCATTTGGAAGCAGAAGAGTCAGAAAATAG gTGCAATTCCTTACATTCCTCAAAGTG TATGGGACTGGATCTCCAAGGCTGCAG TGGAGGTGACCCTGGACCTGGACACTGCCAACCCGGACCTGCTGATCTCAGATGACGAGAAACGCATGCGCTGTGGCACTGACCGCCAAGATGTTCCCAACTACCACCAGCGCTTCGATGGCTGGTGGTGCGCGGTGGCGGCAGACGGTTTCAGCTCGGGCCGCCGCTACTGGGAGGCGGACGTGGGAGAAATGGATTGGCGCCTGGGTGTGGCCAAGGAATCGGCACTGCGAAAGGGCTTCAAGTCCCTCAATACACATACAGGCTACTTGACCCTGCGACTGGAGAGAGGCTCCGAGCTCAAGGCTCTGACCGTGCCCTTCACAGCCCTGCCTGCCAGCCTCATCCCCCGCAGGGTGGCCATCCACCTGGATTACGACAAGGGCCAGCTGTCCTTCTACAATGCAGAGAGCCACGCCCATATCTACACGTACAACGAGAGCTTCGACGAGAAACTCTTCCCCCTCTTCGGCACAGTGGAGATGGCAAAGGACCTTATTATCCGGTCGCCGGGTGATAGGAGCCAATGCCTGTGTCCAGGCATGTGTTTGTGGGGCTGA
- the xylt2 gene encoding xylosyltransferase 2 isoform X1 → MVASTRVQKLLRRYKLAIAAALTILLIQGLVVWSLRSLEEGEAEQKHRRSKLPDHNNQDLKQDPEVWERQNALSGGYHGQLRRGLERAAVTRALKRSGRRRAKPPLIDKSLAGQGIAADGAAPYDPSSSRNFTEVRQGDGSKVPLGAPGEPGSVEGAPQAPSNDFVPKCEISGKDALSALHRASSRQCRQEIANIVCQHQAGELMPQALPQFCPQHVLSSAAQQADITDKDLSKVENPVRVAFVLMVHGRAIRQLKRLLKAIYHKEHFYYIHVDKRSGYLHRQVLQIAELYPNVRATPWRMVTIWGGASLLKAYLRSMQDLLSMIDWKWDFFINLSATDFPTRTNDELVAFLSQNRDKNFLKSHGRENARFIKKQGLDRLFHECDNHMWRLGERAIPDGLEVSGGSDWFALTRRFVEYVVGSQDKLVMGLKQFYAYALLPAESFFHTVLGNSHMCNTLVDNNLRVTNWNRKLGCKCQYKHIVDWCGCSPNDFKPSDLIRIQQLTRPTFFARKFESTVNQEAIDILDTHLYGQHPPGTVALKAYWESLFEREDRVSMLSDVALTAYSSFFRLGLHAQRTAHANSNTCRFEPVGYPVSVHLYFYDDRFQGYLVRQEVQSVTSRGREMLEVWAVPQATLQLEGNLREFERLKNLEVGTDWDPKERIFRNFGSVMGPLDEPVAVQKWARGPNLTCTIVWIDPAQVVAASYDISVDVEAEFTQYKPPLQRPLRPGVWTVRVLRLWERVAEARFLVMPLAFKGREPLRKEDHGWLHAGPPGNLYLEQSFQQLAQVLKLPSMEHPLEEAQKKASLVGKDLEAWVDSLVGAFWVTGDVCSTQTSQCPTVAQCAKATWSSLSPDPKSELGPVKSNGRIR, encoded by the exons ATGGTGGCAAGTACCCGTGTACAGAAGCTCCTCCGACGATACAAACTTGCAATCGCTGCCGCTCTGACAATTCTTTTGATCCAAGGGTTGGTAGTATGGAGTCTAAGGAGTCTCGAggaaggagaggcagag CAGAAGCATCGGCGCTCTAAGCTGCCCGACCACAACAACCAGGACCTGAAGCAAGACCCTGaggtgtgggagagacagaatGCCTTGTCTGGTGGCTACCACGGCCAGTTGAGGCGGGGCTTGGAGCGTGCTGCTGTCACTCGGGCCCTCAAGAGGTCGGGCCGGCGCCGAGCCAAGCCCCCCTTGATTGACAAGAGTCTGGCAGGACAGGGCATAGCAGCAGATGGCGCTGCCCCCTACGACCCTTCTAGCAGCCGTAACTTCACCGAAGTGCGGCAGGGGGACGGGTCCAAGGTCCCATTGGGTGCACCAGGAGAGCCAGGGAGTGTGGAGGGGGCTCCACAGGCCCCCAGCAATGACTTTGTGCCCAAATGTGAGATCTCGGGGAAGGACGCCCTGTCTGCTCTGCACCGTGCCAGCTCGAGGCAGTGCCGTCAGGAGATTGCCAACATTGTGTGCCAGCACCAAGCTGGAGAGCTGATGCCCCAGGCTCTGCCCCAATTCTGCCCACAGCATG TCCTGTCCAGCGCAGCCCAGCAAGCTGACATCACAGACAAAGATCTGTCTAAGGTGGAGAACCCAGTGAGGGTGGCCTTCGTGCTGATGGTCCATGGCCGGGCCATCCGGCAGCTCAAGCGGCTCCTCAAGGCCATCTATCACAAAGAGCATTTCTACTACATCCACGTGGATAAG CGCTCCGGCTACCTTCATCGCCAAGTCCTGCAAATAGCTGAGTTGTATCCCAACGTGAGGGCCACACCCTGGCGCATGGTCACTATCTGGGGCGGGGCCAGCTTGCTAAAGGCCTACCTACGCAGCATGCAGGACCTGCTCTCAATGATCGACTGGAAGTGGGACTTTTTCATCAACCTCAGTGCCACCGACTTCCCTACCAG GACCAACGATGAACTGGTGGCTTTTCTCTCGCAGAACCGTGACAAGAACTTCCTGAAATCTCATGGCCGAGAGAATGCCAG GTTTATTAAGAAGCAGGGCCTGGACCGGCTCTTTCATGAGTGTGATAACCACATGTGGCGTCTAGGGGAGCGGGCCATCCCCGATGGCCTGGAGGTGTCGGGCGGCTCGGACTGGTTTGCTCTGACTCGCCGCTTTGTGGAGTACGTGGTGGGCTCCCAGGACAAGCTGGTGATGGGGCTGAAGCAGTTCTATGCCTATGCACTGCTCCCTGCCGAG TCTTTCTTTCACACAGTACTGGGCAACAGCCACATGTGCAACACACTAGTGGACAACAATCTGCGTGTAACCAACTGGAACCGGAAGCTGGGCTGTAAGTGCCAGTACAAGCACATCGTGGACTGGTGCGGCTGCTCACCCAATGACTTCAAACCCTCCGACCTCATCCGAATTCAG CAGCTGACTCGTCCCACCTTCTTCGCCCGCAAGTTCGAGTCAACTGTGAACCAAGAGGCCATTGACATCCTGGACACCCACCTGTATGGGCAGCACCCCCCAGGCACGGTGGCCCTCAAGGCCTACTGGGAGAGCCTGTTTGAGCGGGAGGACAgagtgagcatgctcagtgacGTGGCCCTCACTGCTTACTCCTCCTTCTTCAGGCTGGGTCTGCATGCTCAACGCACAGCCCACGCCAACAGCAACACCTGCAG GTTTGAACCCGTTGGCTaccctgtgtctgtgcatctcTATTTCTATGACGACCGTTTCCAGGGTTACCTGGTAAGGCAGGAGGTTCAGAGCGTGACGTCTAGGGGAAGAGAAATGCTGGAGGTGTGGGCTGTTCCTCAGGCCACACTACAGCTAGAAGGAAACCTACGTGAGTTCGAGAGGCTGAAGAACCTGGAG GTTGGAACTGACTGGGATCCCAAGGAGAGAATCTTCCGGAATTTTGGCAGTGTGATGGGTCCTCTAGATGAGCCTGTGGCGGTGCAGAAGTGGGCTCGTGGCCCCAACCTCACATGCACCATAGTGTGGATTGACCCTGCACAGGTGGTGGCAGCCTCGTATGACATCAGCGTGGACGTCGAGGCAGAGTTCACCCAGTACAAGCCACCACTGCAGCGCCCTCTCAGGCCTGGAGTATGGACAGTCCGTGTGCTGAGGCTGTGGGAGCGGGTGGCAGAAGCTCGCTTTCTGGTTATGCCTCTGGCCTTTAAAGGACGGGAGCCTCTTCGCAAAG AGGACCACGGCTGGCTGCATGCAGGTCCTCCTGGAAACCTGTACTTGGAGCAAAGCTTCCAGCAGCTGGCACAAGTGCTAAAGTTGCCCTCCATGGAGCACCCCCTGGAGGAAGCCCAGAAGAAGGCCTCTCTGGTGGGCAAGGATCTGGAGGCCTGGGTGGACAGCTTGGTGGGGGCCTTCTGGGTGACTGGAGATGTATGTTCCACCCAGACTTCCCAATGCCCCACGGTAGCCCAGTGTGCCAAGGCCACCTGGAGCTCATTGTCACCAGACCCCAAATCAGAACTGGGACCAGTCAAAAGCAACGGCCGCATCAGGTAG
- the si:ch211-120g10.1 gene encoding butyrophilin subfamily 3 member A3 isoform X3: protein MMQCLQFLVEPAKNITVKFKESRQKAKNEKRELLDDNQQFIVCLAKDLSRVCQRSEVLEHIASSEDIWPSVTCRAVILEWASMLESKERPVQTDGWPEKGDWKELALSSEQNVESAKTLIFNWTKDLRAQPEQSVWPGEQVVAALEDLEKQWRRGHLATLQSAMELVFWALLLKELNKEYIPQQWLIWKQKSQKIGAIPYIPQSVWDWISKAAVEVTLDLDTANPDLLISDDEKRMRCGTDRQDVPNYHQRFDGWWCAVAADGFSSGRRYWEADVGEMDWRLGVAKESALRKGFKSLNTHTGYLTLRLERGSELKALTVPFTALPASLIPRRVAIHLDYDKGQLSFYNAESHAHIYTYNESFDEKLFPLFGTVEMAKDLIIRSPGDRSQCLCPGMCLWG from the exons ATGATGCAGTGTCTTCAGTTCCTTGTTGAGCCTGCTAAGAACATCACAGTCAAGTTTAAG GAATCTCGccagaaagcaaaaaatgagAAGCGAGAGCTCCTGGACGACAACCAGCAGTTCATTGTATGCCTGGCCAAAGACCTGAGCAGAGTGTGCCAG AGGTCGGAAGTGCTGGAGCACATTGCCAGCTCTGAAGATATCTGGCCCTCAGTCACCTGCAGGGCTGTCATACTGGAGTGGGCCTCCATGCTGGAGAGCAAG GAAAGGCCAGTGCAGACTGATGGCTGGCCAGAGAAGGGTGACTGGAAGGAGCTGGCTCTGAGCAGCGAGCAAAATGTTGAGAGCGCAAAGACGCTCATCTTTAACTGGACCAAGGACCTGAGGGCACAGCCAGAG CAGAGTGTGTGGCCAGGGGAGCAGGTGGTGGCAGCACTGGAGGATCTGGAGAAGCAGTGGAGACGAGGTCACTTGGCCACTCTGCAGTCTGCCATGGAGCTGGTCTTCTGGGCCCTACTTTTGAAAGAGCTGAACAAG GAGTACATTCCCCAGCAGTGGCTCATTTGGAAGCAGAAGAGTCAGAAAATAG gTGCAATTCCTTACATTCCTCAAAGTG TATGGGACTGGATCTCCAAGGCTGCAG TGGAGGTGACCCTGGACCTGGACACTGCCAACCCGGACCTGCTGATCTCAGATGACGAGAAACGCATGCGCTGTGGCACTGACCGCCAAGATGTTCCCAACTACCACCAGCGCTTCGATGGCTGGTGGTGCGCGGTGGCGGCAGACGGTTTCAGCTCGGGCCGCCGCTACTGGGAGGCGGACGTGGGAGAAATGGATTGGCGCCTGGGTGTGGCCAAGGAATCGGCACTGCGAAAGGGCTTCAAGTCCCTCAATACACATACAGGCTACTTGACCCTGCGACTGGAGAGAGGCTCCGAGCTCAAGGCTCTGACCGTGCCCTTCACAGCCCTGCCTGCCAGCCTCATCCCCCGCAGGGTGGCCATCCACCTGGATTACGACAAGGGCCAGCTGTCCTTCTACAATGCAGAGAGCCACGCCCATATCTACACGTACAACGAGAGCTTCGACGAGAAACTCTTCCCCCTCTTCGGCACAGTGGAGATGGCAAAGGACCTTATTATCCGGTCGCCGGGTGATAGGAGCCAATGCCTGTGTCCAGGCATGTGTTTGTGGGGCTGA
- the xylt2 gene encoding xylosyltransferase 2 isoform X2: MVASTRVQKLLRRYKLAIAAALTILLIQGLVVWSLRSLEEGEAEKHRRSKLPDHNNQDLKQDPEVWERQNALSGGYHGQLRRGLERAAVTRALKRSGRRRAKPPLIDKSLAGQGIAADGAAPYDPSSSRNFTEVRQGDGSKVPLGAPGEPGSVEGAPQAPSNDFVPKCEISGKDALSALHRASSRQCRQEIANIVCQHQAGELMPQALPQFCPQHVLSSAAQQADITDKDLSKVENPVRVAFVLMVHGRAIRQLKRLLKAIYHKEHFYYIHVDKRSGYLHRQVLQIAELYPNVRATPWRMVTIWGGASLLKAYLRSMQDLLSMIDWKWDFFINLSATDFPTRTNDELVAFLSQNRDKNFLKSHGRENARFIKKQGLDRLFHECDNHMWRLGERAIPDGLEVSGGSDWFALTRRFVEYVVGSQDKLVMGLKQFYAYALLPAESFFHTVLGNSHMCNTLVDNNLRVTNWNRKLGCKCQYKHIVDWCGCSPNDFKPSDLIRIQQLTRPTFFARKFESTVNQEAIDILDTHLYGQHPPGTVALKAYWESLFEREDRVSMLSDVALTAYSSFFRLGLHAQRTAHANSNTCRFEPVGYPVSVHLYFYDDRFQGYLVRQEVQSVTSRGREMLEVWAVPQATLQLEGNLREFERLKNLEVGTDWDPKERIFRNFGSVMGPLDEPVAVQKWARGPNLTCTIVWIDPAQVVAASYDISVDVEAEFTQYKPPLQRPLRPGVWTVRVLRLWERVAEARFLVMPLAFKGREPLRKEDHGWLHAGPPGNLYLEQSFQQLAQVLKLPSMEHPLEEAQKKASLVGKDLEAWVDSLVGAFWVTGDVCSTQTSQCPTVAQCAKATWSSLSPDPKSELGPVKSNGRIR, from the exons ATGGTGGCAAGTACCCGTGTACAGAAGCTCCTCCGACGATACAAACTTGCAATCGCTGCCGCTCTGACAATTCTTTTGATCCAAGGGTTGGTAGTATGGAGTCTAAGGAGTCTCGAggaaggagaggcagag AAGCATCGGCGCTCTAAGCTGCCCGACCACAACAACCAGGACCTGAAGCAAGACCCTGaggtgtgggagagacagaatGCCTTGTCTGGTGGCTACCACGGCCAGTTGAGGCGGGGCTTGGAGCGTGCTGCTGTCACTCGGGCCCTCAAGAGGTCGGGCCGGCGCCGAGCCAAGCCCCCCTTGATTGACAAGAGTCTGGCAGGACAGGGCATAGCAGCAGATGGCGCTGCCCCCTACGACCCTTCTAGCAGCCGTAACTTCACCGAAGTGCGGCAGGGGGACGGGTCCAAGGTCCCATTGGGTGCACCAGGAGAGCCAGGGAGTGTGGAGGGGGCTCCACAGGCCCCCAGCAATGACTTTGTGCCCAAATGTGAGATCTCGGGGAAGGACGCCCTGTCTGCTCTGCACCGTGCCAGCTCGAGGCAGTGCCGTCAGGAGATTGCCAACATTGTGTGCCAGCACCAAGCTGGAGAGCTGATGCCCCAGGCTCTGCCCCAATTCTGCCCACAGCATG TCCTGTCCAGCGCAGCCCAGCAAGCTGACATCACAGACAAAGATCTGTCTAAGGTGGAGAACCCAGTGAGGGTGGCCTTCGTGCTGATGGTCCATGGCCGGGCCATCCGGCAGCTCAAGCGGCTCCTCAAGGCCATCTATCACAAAGAGCATTTCTACTACATCCACGTGGATAAG CGCTCCGGCTACCTTCATCGCCAAGTCCTGCAAATAGCTGAGTTGTATCCCAACGTGAGGGCCACACCCTGGCGCATGGTCACTATCTGGGGCGGGGCCAGCTTGCTAAAGGCCTACCTACGCAGCATGCAGGACCTGCTCTCAATGATCGACTGGAAGTGGGACTTTTTCATCAACCTCAGTGCCACCGACTTCCCTACCAG GACCAACGATGAACTGGTGGCTTTTCTCTCGCAGAACCGTGACAAGAACTTCCTGAAATCTCATGGCCGAGAGAATGCCAG GTTTATTAAGAAGCAGGGCCTGGACCGGCTCTTTCATGAGTGTGATAACCACATGTGGCGTCTAGGGGAGCGGGCCATCCCCGATGGCCTGGAGGTGTCGGGCGGCTCGGACTGGTTTGCTCTGACTCGCCGCTTTGTGGAGTACGTGGTGGGCTCCCAGGACAAGCTGGTGATGGGGCTGAAGCAGTTCTATGCCTATGCACTGCTCCCTGCCGAG TCTTTCTTTCACACAGTACTGGGCAACAGCCACATGTGCAACACACTAGTGGACAACAATCTGCGTGTAACCAACTGGAACCGGAAGCTGGGCTGTAAGTGCCAGTACAAGCACATCGTGGACTGGTGCGGCTGCTCACCCAATGACTTCAAACCCTCCGACCTCATCCGAATTCAG CAGCTGACTCGTCCCACCTTCTTCGCCCGCAAGTTCGAGTCAACTGTGAACCAAGAGGCCATTGACATCCTGGACACCCACCTGTATGGGCAGCACCCCCCAGGCACGGTGGCCCTCAAGGCCTACTGGGAGAGCCTGTTTGAGCGGGAGGACAgagtgagcatgctcagtgacGTGGCCCTCACTGCTTACTCCTCCTTCTTCAGGCTGGGTCTGCATGCTCAACGCACAGCCCACGCCAACAGCAACACCTGCAG GTTTGAACCCGTTGGCTaccctgtgtctgtgcatctcTATTTCTATGACGACCGTTTCCAGGGTTACCTGGTAAGGCAGGAGGTTCAGAGCGTGACGTCTAGGGGAAGAGAAATGCTGGAGGTGTGGGCTGTTCCTCAGGCCACACTACAGCTAGAAGGAAACCTACGTGAGTTCGAGAGGCTGAAGAACCTGGAG GTTGGAACTGACTGGGATCCCAAGGAGAGAATCTTCCGGAATTTTGGCAGTGTGATGGGTCCTCTAGATGAGCCTGTGGCGGTGCAGAAGTGGGCTCGTGGCCCCAACCTCACATGCACCATAGTGTGGATTGACCCTGCACAGGTGGTGGCAGCCTCGTATGACATCAGCGTGGACGTCGAGGCAGAGTTCACCCAGTACAAGCCACCACTGCAGCGCCCTCTCAGGCCTGGAGTATGGACAGTCCGTGTGCTGAGGCTGTGGGAGCGGGTGGCAGAAGCTCGCTTTCTGGTTATGCCTCTGGCCTTTAAAGGACGGGAGCCTCTTCGCAAAG AGGACCACGGCTGGCTGCATGCAGGTCCTCCTGGAAACCTGTACTTGGAGCAAAGCTTCCAGCAGCTGGCACAAGTGCTAAAGTTGCCCTCCATGGAGCACCCCCTGGAGGAAGCCCAGAAGAAGGCCTCTCTGGTGGGCAAGGATCTGGAGGCCTGGGTGGACAGCTTGGTGGGGGCCTTCTGGGTGACTGGAGATGTATGTTCCACCCAGACTTCCCAATGCCCCACGGTAGCCCAGTGTGCCAAGGCCACCTGGAGCTCATTGTCACCAGACCCCAAATCAGAACTGGGACCAGTCAAAAGCAACGGCCGCATCAGGTAG
- the si:ch211-120g10.1 gene encoding butyrophilin subfamily 3 member A3 isoform X2 has product MTTGFAVLPPAAKMMQCLQFLVEPAKNITVKFKESRQKAKNEKRELLDDNQQFIVCLAKDLSRVCQRSEVLEHIASSEDIWPSVTCRAVILEWASMLESKERPVQTDGWPEKGDWKELALSSEQNVESAKTLIFNWTKDLRAQPEQSVWPGEQVVAALEDLEKQWRRGHLATLQSAMELVFWALLLKELNKEYIPQQWLIWKQKSQKIGAIPYIPQSVWDWISKAAVEVTLDLDTANPDLLISDDEKRMRCGTDRQDVPNYHQRFDGWWCAVAADGFSSGRRYWEADVGEMDWRLGVAKESALRKGFKSLNTHTGYLTLRLERGSELKALTVPFTALPASLIPRRVAIHLDYDKGQLSFYNAESHAHIYTYNESFDEKLFPLFGTVEMAKDLIIRSPGDRSQCLCPGMCLWG; this is encoded by the exons ATGACAACAGGGTTTGCAGTCTTGCCTCC AGCTGCCAAGATGATGCAGTGTCTTCAGTTCCTTGTTGAGCCTGCTAAGAACATCACAGTCAAGTTTAAG GAATCTCGccagaaagcaaaaaatgagAAGCGAGAGCTCCTGGACGACAACCAGCAGTTCATTGTATGCCTGGCCAAAGACCTGAGCAGAGTGTGCCAG AGGTCGGAAGTGCTGGAGCACATTGCCAGCTCTGAAGATATCTGGCCCTCAGTCACCTGCAGGGCTGTCATACTGGAGTGGGCCTCCATGCTGGAGAGCAAG GAAAGGCCAGTGCAGACTGATGGCTGGCCAGAGAAGGGTGACTGGAAGGAGCTGGCTCTGAGCAGCGAGCAAAATGTTGAGAGCGCAAAGACGCTCATCTTTAACTGGACCAAGGACCTGAGGGCACAGCCAGAG CAGAGTGTGTGGCCAGGGGAGCAGGTGGTGGCAGCACTGGAGGATCTGGAGAAGCAGTGGAGACGAGGTCACTTGGCCACTCTGCAGTCTGCCATGGAGCTGGTCTTCTGGGCCCTACTTTTGAAAGAGCTGAACAAG GAGTACATTCCCCAGCAGTGGCTCATTTGGAAGCAGAAGAGTCAGAAAATAG gTGCAATTCCTTACATTCCTCAAAGTG TATGGGACTGGATCTCCAAGGCTGCAG TGGAGGTGACCCTGGACCTGGACACTGCCAACCCGGACCTGCTGATCTCAGATGACGAGAAACGCATGCGCTGTGGCACTGACCGCCAAGATGTTCCCAACTACCACCAGCGCTTCGATGGCTGGTGGTGCGCGGTGGCGGCAGACGGTTTCAGCTCGGGCCGCCGCTACTGGGAGGCGGACGTGGGAGAAATGGATTGGCGCCTGGGTGTGGCCAAGGAATCGGCACTGCGAAAGGGCTTCAAGTCCCTCAATACACATACAGGCTACTTGACCCTGCGACTGGAGAGAGGCTCCGAGCTCAAGGCTCTGACCGTGCCCTTCACAGCCCTGCCTGCCAGCCTCATCCCCCGCAGGGTGGCCATCCACCTGGATTACGACAAGGGCCAGCTGTCCTTCTACAATGCAGAGAGCCACGCCCATATCTACACGTACAACGAGAGCTTCGACGAGAAACTCTTCCCCCTCTTCGGCACAGTGGAGATGGCAAAGGACCTTATTATCCGGTCGCCGGGTGATAGGAGCCAATGCCTGTGTCCAGGCATGTGTTTGTGGGGCTGA
- the si:ch73-364h19.1 gene encoding uncharacterized protein si:ch73-364h19.1: MSTAVSPTDSSALFPTDQLTIIVASFSCLVFFVVIVLLLSLLYRKDPLCCKVRAYQDSRGDLEAPSQYYSSRQTLVGSPCAELPHTTRHDNSNTQSGQLFYVGLPSMYRLPDLDPPLPRLPSYESVRKKDRQRQIHMMIADRFGLNGPMTTEPPPTYEESIRQSVQSLDIPFDTMSSVAVPHALLNLQPPVDTLPLYEALPQSTASPGQRSKANREP; this comes from the exons ATGTCCACCGCCGTTTCTCCAACAGACTCCTCTGCACTTTTCCCCACGGATCAATTGACAATCATTGTGGCTTCAT TTTCTTGTCTGGTGTTTTTTGTGGTGattgtgctgctgctgtctctccttTACCGGAAGGACCCTCTCTGCTGCAAAGTCAGGGCTTATCAGGACTCACGTGGAGATTTA GAGGCCCCTTCTCAGTATTACAGCAGCAGACAAACTCTGGTGGGCTCACCTTGTGCTGAACTGCCTCATACCACGAGGCATGACAACTCAAACACTCAG TCAGGGCAGTTGTTCTATGTTGGCCTGCCCAGCATGTACCGCCTCCCAGACCTGGACCCTCCCCTGCCCCGTCTACCCTCCTATGAGAGTGTGCGCAAAAAGGACCGGCAGCGGCAGATCCACATGATGATAGCTGACCGCTTCGGCCTGAACGGACCCATGACAACAGAG CCTCCTCCCACATACGAGGAGAGCATTCGCCAATCTGTTCAGTCCCTCGACATTCCATTTGACACCATGTCATCGGTAGCTGTGCCACATGCTCTTTTGAACCTTCAGCCTCCTGTGGATACCTTACCTCTATATGAGGCACTACCTCAGAGCACAGCTTCACCTG gcCAAAGGAGTAAAGCAAACCGAGAGCCATGA